Within the Leptotrichia sp. oral taxon 498 genome, the region ATTCAATCGCATAAAAACACCTCCTTTTGTATTAATCTTACTGGCACTAATATTATAACATAAAGGGGTAGTATATAAAATTGACGGAGGAAATAAATGATAAAATTGGAATTATCGACTGTACCACCAAGTGTAAATACACTTTGGATAAATAAACCAAATGGGAGGTATAAGTCTAAAAAGGGCAAGATATTCGAGGAAACAGCTCGTAGTGAACTTAAAAAGCAATTTAGGCGTAAACCTTTGGATAATGGTTTAAAAGTCCATATATCGCTTTATTTCAAGGATAAGAGAAAAAGAGATATAGACAACTATAATAAGGCGATTTTGGATTCAATGACTAAAATTATTTATGAAGATGATTCGCAAATTGAAGAACTTAACGTGAAAAAGTTAGTTGGCTGTGGATTTAATAAAGTAGAAATTGAACTGGAGGAGCTGAAATAGATGGAAGCGTTAAAAACATTTGATGTAAAAGAATTGCTAAGAAGACAGGCAATGCTGGATGAGAAATTTAAAGATAAAATGGGGACGGAAGAAATTGATCCTAACAAAATTAGAGTGGCTTATATAGATGAGGTTGGCGAATTTATTCACGAATTAAAGCCAAAATGGTGTTACTGGAAAAATAATTTTAAAGAGATGGACAAAAGAAAAACATTAGAAGAATTAAGTGATTGCATGCATTTTGCATTAAGTCTTAAAAATAATAAGAAAGGACAGGATTTCTTGAGTGAAACAGTTTGGAGCGAATTTTTAGGAGGGGCAGTTGTTCTAAGTGATAAAATAGAAGAAAATTTAATTCAATTAAGTAATATTTTAAATCTTGAATTTTTAAGTATATGGTTTGAGTTAGTCGGGAAAATATTAGAAAATTTAGATGTTTCCCAAGAAGAGTTTTTGAAAATACATCATGAGAAGTGGCTTAAGAATATGAATGAGAGAACGAAAGAAAGTTATTAACTTATGTGTATACAAGTTAAAGTGCATAAGTAGGACAATGGCAACTAAATATAATAACTGTGAAACCTAGAAATATTGTGGAGTTTATAGAGTATAATAAAAAATTTAAAAAAAGTAGTTGACAAGTTAGTCCCAATATGTTATAGTTATATGGGACTAACGAAAGGAGAAGAAATGGAAAAAAGAGATTTAAATATTTCTTTTTACAAAGCTGGAAACGGAACTGCAACTAGATTGACAGTACCTATCACTTGGTTAAGAAAATTAGGGGTTACACCAGAAGACAGAACCGTTGAATTGTTTTTTGATGAAGAGAACAACCAGTTAATATTGAAAAAGAAATAAAAAATCTCCTAAAATCCTTTTAGTTAGGCTTTAGGAGAATACAGTATAAACTGTCCAACCAACTTTATTATACTGTATAAACTCCAAAAAATCAATATTTTTAGGAGGAAATTTTTATGACACTTAGACAAGAGCTAGGATTTGAAATTACAGAAAGTTTACTGGATGAACACAATCACAAGTTAAAATCAGCAAAAAAGGTGGTATTTGATTTATTAGAGGAAATGTATGAGATGTTGTCTAAAGAAAATTTGGATAAATTAATGGATTTGGAAGATGCTTTGGGTGAATATCATCAAACAATTAAAAGAGAATACTATGAGGCTGGTTCAAACATAGACACATTGGTTCAAAGAAACGAAGAAAAAGAAGTCGCTGAAAAAGTGGCAAGAATTGAAAGAAAAAATATAGTATAATGGAGGATAAAGAATGTACGATTTAAAAGTTATAAATGATGAAAGATTTCAAATATTCAGTAAAGAAAATTTAGGAAGTGTAAGAACAATATTGGTGGATAATGAGGTATGGGTTTGTGCAAAAGATGTTTGCGATATTTTGGAAATAAAAAATGTTACTCAAGCTGTACAGAGATTGGATGAAGATGAACGGTCTATGTTTAACATAGGTCGTCAAGGAAATACCAATTTTATTAATGAAAGTGGATTGTACGCTTTGATTGTAAGAAGCGACAAAAAGGAAGCAAAACCATTTAGAAAGTGGATAACATCAGAAGTTATTCCAGCAATAAGAAAAACAGGAATGTATATGACTGACGATGTATGGAACAGTATAATGAATGAACCTGAAAAAATAGGAGAACTTCTAATTAATTATGGAAAAGTAAGACAAGAAAATGAAAATCTTAAATTTACTAATAAAGTTCAGGAACAGCAGATAATAGAATTGCAACCGAAGGCATTATATTATGATTTGATTTTGCAATGTAAGGATTTATTAAGTACAACAATGATTGCTAAAGATTATGGAATGGCTGCAAAAGGATTTAATAAAATGTTACATGAATTTGGAATCCAATATAACCAAAGCGGAGTATGGTTTTTATATCAAAAGTATGCAATTTACGGATATACACAAACAAAAACAAATGCTTTTGTAAGAAGTGATGGAACACCTGACGGAAAACCGCATATGTATTGGACACAAAAAGGAAGAATATTCTTATACAATTTTTTAAAAGATAAAGGTGTATTACCAATAATCGAACAAGAAGAAATGGGGGCTTAAAATGGTAGATAAAGCAAAAATATTTTTACAATTATTTATTGAAGAAATGATACCTGAGACAGGGCAATGGTATGAAAAAATAGAAAAAGATGGAACAAAACTTGTCATTAATGATGAAGTGGCAGAAGAAATAGCAAACGATCCTGAATATAGTGATAGATTATACGACGTTTTTACGAAAGAATTAGAAAAAATACTAAAAGAATATCCTGAAAAATGGTTTTTAAATGAATATAGATAACAAATAGTAAATGGAATCACAGTTGTTGAACTAATGACTGTGATTTTTTTATAAAAAAGGACAATGGCAACTGAATAATAACTGTGATTTGTAATATTTTACTTTACAATGTCAAAAAAACTCTAAATTTTTGTTGCACTTTCGCTACTTTTAAGATATAATTTAATTGTCAAATGATAACAAGAGGAGGGTGGCAATATGGAAAAAATAATAAATGTTGCTCAATATATTTTTAATGAATATAAAAGAGTGACAGGAGAAATTATTGATGAAATGAAATTGCAAAAATTATTGTATTTTTCACAAAGAGAAACATTTGCTATTTTAAATGAGCCTCTTTTTGATGAAGTGTTTGAAGGCTGGAAGTATGGACCTGTATCAAGAGAGGTACGGACTTCTTATACAACGGACGGAATAAATTATGAAACAGAAGACATAAAAAGTGAAAGTAAATACATAATAAATAATGTAATTCAGGAATACGGAGCATTAGCATCGTGGAAATTAAGTGCATTAACACACAAAGAAACTTCTTGGATGAATTCTCGAAAGGGACTTAAAAAGGAAGAAAACGGAAGGATTAAAATCCAAACCGAAGATATAAGAGAAGATGCAAAGAAAGTAAGACCTTATGACTATATGTGGGATATGTACTATGATGAATTTGATGACTATGAAGCGGTGGTTTGATGG harbors:
- a CDS encoding RusA family crossover junction endodeoxyribonuclease, which codes for MIKLELSTVPPSVNTLWINKPNGRYKSKKGKIFEETARSELKKQFRRKPLDNGLKVHISLYFKDKRKRDIDNYNKAILDSMTKIIYEDDSQIEELNVKKLVGCGFNKVEIELEELK
- a CDS encoding dUTP diphosphatase: MEALKTFDVKELLRRQAMLDEKFKDKMGTEEIDPNKIRVAYIDEVGEFIHELKPKWCYWKNNFKEMDKRKTLEELSDCMHFALSLKNNKKGQDFLSETVWSEFLGGAVVLSDKIEENLIQLSNILNLEFLSIWFELVGKILENLDVSQEEFLKIHHEKWLKNMNERTKESY
- a CDS encoding AbrB/MazE/SpoVT family DNA-binding domain-containing protein, whose product is MEKRDLNISFYKAGNGTATRLTVPITWLRKLGVTPEDRTVELFFDEENNQLILKKK
- a CDS encoding phage antirepressor — protein: MYDLKVINDERFQIFSKENLGSVRTILVDNEVWVCAKDVCDILEIKNVTQAVQRLDEDERSMFNIGRQGNTNFINESGLYALIVRSDKKEAKPFRKWITSEVIPAIRKTGMYMTDDVWNSIMNEPEKIGELLINYGKVRQENENLKFTNKVQEQQIIELQPKALYYDLILQCKDLLSTTMIAKDYGMAAKGFNKMLHEFGIQYNQSGVWFLYQKYAIYGYTQTKTNAFVRSDGTPDGKPHMYWTQKGRIFLYNFLKDKGVLPIIEQEEMGA
- a CDS encoding Panacea domain-containing protein, which gives rise to MEKIINVAQYIFNEYKRVTGEIIDEMKLQKLLYFSQRETFAILNEPLFDEVFEGWKYGPVSREVRTSYTTDGINYETEDIKSESKYIINNVIQEYGALASWKLSALTHKETSWMNSRKGLKKEENGRIKIQTEDIREDAKKVRPYDYMWDMYYDEFDDYEAVV